The Monodelphis domestica isolate mMonDom1 chromosome 5, mMonDom1.pri, whole genome shotgun sequence DNA segment AGAAAACCAAGCACTCTCCTCAATAAGGTGATGTTTTATTTCTGaggataaaaaggagaggaaggaattaTAAGAAATCTTCCTCCAACCTTATtaaaatgtgaagaaagaaaaTCACACCAATTATTTAAGGCTCACAAAAAAACCTTGTCTTTCTTTCCAGAAAGTGTCTCTATTCTAGAACTGAAGCATCAAGTTCACATGGCATCCAGAGAAACACAGGTTTGTGAACATGAGAACTAAGACAGGCTTATGCTGAGAAACAAGTGTCCATATCAGGAAGGTGCTGGTGAAATAGTGGTTTCCAGAAAAGCAGCACAAACTTTTTTCCATCCATAAACACaacatatatagagaaagaaaatatatgtcaGAAATATCTGAACTacaatataaaattttcttccaTCTGTCACAAAAAATAACCTCCCCTCCCCATTCAAATAAACATACTCAAACTTGGAACACATATATCTGGGGTTTGCAAAATCTCTATTCtctgtttgttgttttttccaaAAGCTTTTGTCTGGTTTTCCCACTAATGGCTAAAAGTAGCCAGAACTGCAAATACATACATCTTACTGCACTCACCATTTCGACAGTATCCTGCGTCATGGAATgtggtactttttaaaaataagtgaccCTTTGGTgtcatggaaaaaaacaaaaaggggcgAAAGGGGGAGAAGGAACAAGGGAGAAAAGCAGGTTGGAGAATAATCTTTGAATACTCTGTGGTACAAAATAGATTGCCACTCTAAAGACTCATTCTGCATCTCCACCTGGCCCTCTTGGTCTCCACTACAGATCTGTCTCCTGGCTTGTATCTAGGCAAAGGGCATAGAGGGATTTCCTTATGTCTACATTGCTTTTGGCTTTAAGGTTACATTTTTCCAGGGGGCAACTTCCCCTGTGGGATCCTTCCATGTTATCTGGGGTTTTAGTAAAGGACCCTTTGCTCTCACTAGATTTCATCTGATTCACACTGTCCTGTCCTGAGCCCTGGCCTGTGGTGCTTGTTGGTTCTTCCTTGAGGGCAGCCCTTTCCTCATTATCAGTCTCCCGGTGATAGAAGTAATTGAAGTTGGAGACGATGACAGGCACGGGCAGAGCAATGGTGAGGACACCTGCAATGGCACACAAAGATCCCACAATCTTGCCCCCTACCGTCACCGGTCTCATGTCCCCATAGCCCACTGTAGTCATGGTGACCACTGCCCACCAAAAGGCGTCTGGGATACTGGAGAAGTGGGTCTCGTGGTTGTCTGCCTCTGCAAAGTAGACAGCActggagaagagaatgactccaatgaagaggaagaagatgaggagCCCCAGTTCCCTCATGGAGGCCTGCAAGGTCTTGCCCAGGATTTGGAGGCCCTTGGAATGTCGGGAGAGTTTGAAGATGCGGAAAACCCTGACCAGGCGGATGACTCGCAAGATTGCCAGGGACATGGCCTGCTGTCCATTGGAACCTCCACCTCCTCCTATTCCCCCTGGTTGTTGCTCTGCCAGCTCTGTACCCAGGGTGATGAAGTAAGGAAAGATAGCTACCACATCGATGATGTTCATGATGTTCCGGGAGAATTCTGCTTTGCTAGGGCAAGCAAAAAAGCGAACCAGAAGCTCAAAGGTGAACCACACTACACACGTGGTCTCCACAATGAAGAATGGATCTGCCAGGGTCCTGGACACCATCGGGGCTACTGTGGGCCCCTGAGACAGAAGATGCAGGTTCCGACCACCGCCTCTACTGGCATTAGCATTCTGAGGGTGAGTTGGAGGCTGTTGGGGCAGCTGGGGATGTCGAAACAGCTCCCGTTCATCCCGGAACTCAGGCAGGGTCTCAAGACAGAAGGTGATGATGGAGATGAGGATGACCAAAACAGAGACAATGGCGATGCCCCGGGCTGAGCCGGAACTCTCTGGGTACTCAAAGATGAGCCAAACCTGCCTCTGGAACTCATTCCGGGGCAGAGGCTTCTCCTCTTCTTTGATGAAGCCCTCATCCTCTCTGAATCGCTCCATGGCCTCATCCCCTAGTTGATAGAAGCGGATCTCATCAGCAAACACATCCAAGGAGACATTGACAGGCCTCCTCAGCCTCCCCCCAGACTGGTAGTAGTAGAGGATGCCGTCGAAGCTGGGTCGGTTACGATCGAAGAAGTACTCATTACGCAGGGGGTCAAAGTAATGCAGACGCTTGGCAGGGTCCCCCAAGAGAGTGTCCGGGAACTGAGCCAGAGTGCCAAGCTGAGTCTCGAAACGAAGCCCCGAGATGTTGATGAGCACACGTTGATGATGGAGGGCAGA contains these protein-coding regions:
- the KCNA5 gene encoding potassium voltage-gated channel subfamily A member 5; translation: MEIALVTLKNGGTVAIGKGEPTGGNSGPKPEGEVRRPPTGQPNDGAKEGTPRRSRSGGGGRGEVLSGRPLPELPETARQQTPGQGEEEAETSSPLGMSEGEGLGSSALHHQRVLINISGLRFETQLGTLAQFPDTLLGDPAKRLHYFDPLRNEYFFDRNRPSFDGILYYYQSGGRLRRPVNVSLDVFADEIRFYQLGDEAMERFREDEGFIKEEEKPLPRNEFQRQVWLIFEYPESSGSARGIAIVSVLVILISIITFCLETLPEFRDERELFRHPQLPQQPPTHPQNANASRGGGRNLHLLSQGPTVAPMVSRTLADPFFIVETTCVVWFTFELLVRFFACPSKAEFSRNIMNIIDVVAIFPYFITLGTELAEQQPGGIGGGGGSNGQQAMSLAILRVIRLVRVFRIFKLSRHSKGLQILGKTLQASMRELGLLIFFLFIGVILFSSAVYFAEADNHETHFSSIPDAFWWAVVTMTTVGYGDMRPVTVGGKIVGSLCAIAGVLTIALPVPVIVSNFNYFYHRETDNEERAALKEEPTSTTGQGSGQDSVNQMKSSESKGSFTKTPDNMEGSHRGSCPLEKCNLKAKSNVDIRKSLYALCLDTSQETDL